A stretch of Pseudomonadota bacterium DNA encodes these proteins:
- a CDS encoding class II fructose-bisphosphate aldolase: protein MSGGHPDFNKALEIGRPPNITRLFPNSRALIVSGKVIDRALLAKGKAMTIAANGRNHFVIRGALAAAQKANATMIIEIAKSEGGANAYCPVNYWNIARQVDAVMNELNITVPVAIHADHYGIKSQKDIEAAKIEIPTIFEAGITSIAIDASHMPDDQNLLANLALNKFIPAWAGLETEVGEIKGSQGLSSSAEALFLIQGLNAHGISADWIALNNGTTHGIEASSLGIQVELTAEIHEKLIPYKVSGAQHGTSGNSSERLREIASKTNTTKANVATALQMISWGLEVNDYGNAMLDDSGNFIKVKGEGMTEEMWQSMLDYAAERKWKAGDFKKLNLPFENKFLGQPKEIRDRMSKRVENFIYTLLIDVFNARDTAPLAIDAIIAAGSYDMGPKMNRIEDPSEWTKEKIIARGAALDTDKGPAGNFDD from the coding sequence ATGTCCGGTGGACATCCAGACTTTAATAAAGCCCTTGAAATCGGCCGACCGCCCAACATTACCCGACTCTTTCCAAACTCCAGAGCGCTTATCGTCAGCGGCAAAGTCATAGACCGCGCCCTGCTTGCCAAGGGCAAAGCAATGACCATTGCCGCAAACGGCCGCAATCATTTTGTCATCCGTGGCGCCCTTGCTGCGGCCCAGAAAGCCAATGCGACGATGATTATCGAAATTGCCAAATCCGAGGGCGGCGCCAATGCCTATTGCCCGGTGAATTACTGGAATATTGCCCGTCAGGTCGATGCCGTCATGAACGAATTGAACATCACAGTCCCCGTTGCAATTCATGCCGACCATTACGGCATCAAAAGCCAGAAGGATATCGAGGCTGCAAAAATTGAGATCCCGACTATCTTTGAAGCGGGTATCACCTCCATTGCCATTGATGCCTCCCACATGCCTGATGACCAGAACCTCCTGGCCAATCTCGCCTTGAACAAGTTTATTCCCGCCTGGGCCGGCCTTGAAACAGAAGTCGGAGAAATCAAAGGCTCACAGGGCCTTTCTTCTTCGGCAGAGGCTCTTTTTCTTATTCAGGGATTGAATGCCCATGGTATTTCCGCCGACTGGATTGCCTTGAATAACGGCACCACTCACGGCATCGAAGCAAGCTCACTGGGAATCCAGGTAGAACTCACCGCCGAAATCCATGAAAAACTTATCCCTTATAAAGTTTCCGGCGCCCAGCACGGAACCTCTGGAAACAGTTCGGAACGCTTACGGGAAATCGCCTCGAAAACCAACACCACCAAAGCCAACGTTGCCACCGCCCTGCAGATGATCTCCTGGGGGCTTGAAGTAAATGATTACGGCAATGCCATGCTTGACGACTCCGGCAATTTCATCAAGGTTAAGGGCGAAGGCATGACCGAGGAAATGTGGCAGTCCATGCTGGATTATGCAGCGGAAAGAAAATGGAAAGCCGGCGACTTCAAAAAACTCAATCTGCCCTTTGAAAATAAATTTCTGGGGCAACCAAAAGAAATCCGCGACCGGATGAGCAAACGGGTGGAAAATTTTATCTATACTTTGCTGATCGATGTATTTAATGCAAGAGACACGGCACCTCTGGCAATAGACGCCATAATTGCCGCCGGCTCCTATGACATGGGTCCAAAGATGAACAGGATCGAAGATCCGTCCGAGTGGACCAAAGAAAAAATCATTGCCAGGGGGGCCGCACTTGACACCGACAAAGGCCCTGCCGGTAACTTTGACGACTGA
- a CDS encoding cytochrome c family protein, whose protein sequence is MADQIFSHRILQFQLALLIFALFFAPPCYAENNTLSFLGSEACQECHPDEYLSFITHAKKSRSFNSVTKLEKGLTRDEVEKCYSCHTTGYGKPGGFIDSEQTPHLKNAGCEVCHGPGSRHVQTLRADDIKGILTTEDCKQCHISERIKAFRYKPMIRGGAH, encoded by the coding sequence ATGGCTGATCAAATTTTCTCTCACCGAATCCTCCAGTTTCAACTGGCTCTGTTAATTTTCGCACTCTTTTTCGCCCCCCCCTGCTATGCAGAAAATAATACGCTTTCCTTCCTTGGATCAGAAGCCTGCCAGGAATGCCACCCGGACGAATACTTAAGCTTTATCACCCACGCAAAAAAAAGCAGATCATTTAACAGCGTCACCAAACTAGAAAAGGGACTCACCAGAGATGAAGTAGAAAAATGCTACTCTTGCCATACAACCGGCTACGGAAAACCCGGCGGCTTCATTGACTCCGAACAGACCCCACATTTAAAAAACGCCGGTTGCGAAGTCTGTCACGGCCCGGGCTCGCGTCATGTTCAAACCTTGCGCGCAGATGACATCAAAGGGATACTCACAACTGAAGACTGCAAGCAATGCCATATCTCAGAGCGCATCAAAGCCTTTCGCTACAAGCCGATGATCAGAGGAGGGGCACATTGA